From the Platichthys flesus chromosome 6, fPlaFle2.1, whole genome shotgun sequence genome, one window contains:
- the ppfibp2b gene encoding liprin-beta-2b isoform X7: protein MLQQELICRTGLETQKLDLMDEVSCLKLKLVGMDETHTDTQPQDAVDTKQNKAECVVNLISELQEQMCRFQAEISTRIQEKRALEELEAQQGEPRGSQAQGQEPQPGLAGSDLSLPGPDAWMHNGGQTVHQDLLREVNQLKNKVDELEGERSRYEKKLRATKAEISELQQLLASRDAEIECLQTQLLARDGSANDNAERDQEYQRLKVGMESLLASNEEKDRRIEELTILLSQHRKMREVLALTQGSSEEELSGSLKLRAITHKAHSDILRSEISSRGSSPLMLSSSPYQRELDLSLQNSMDTSLVSTADTSFFNGSWHQRRLLSSSLEELQSGSLQKAVEVQPAESESDVGAENPDLELSKYQTLPGKRSKKSERRPEMNGDGEYSSPSQLCPVHSPEQDYRLRHPERLDEFVLSDQSPLSSGVDSGQQSPVSPENRKSHRGIKKLWGKIRRSQSGSPVQVMDPELGEFKRGGFRATAGPRLARSGNTRDLKLPFSKWSTDQVCDWLEDIGLGQYAVFARHWVTGGQTLLSATPQDLEKEMAMKNPLHRKKLLLAVRTFSSKQPEKSSELDYIWVTRWLDDIGLPQYKDQFNEGRVDGQMLQFLTVNDLLFLKVTSQLHHLSVKCAIHVLHVNKFSANCLKRRPGTENQFSPSEVVQWSNHRVMEWLRSVDLAEYAPNLRGSGVHGGLIMLEPRFNSDTLALLLNIPPQKTLLRRHLTTNFDNLVGGQAQQEKKEYTEAAGYSPLSIAAKVKPKKLGFSNLTHLRRRRADESTDYVCPIESPSPQSGQPVANGTQMRPYAGFRGLSPILDREPDQSRDQSRDQSRDQSRDQSRDQSRDQMASTEGTMLQIEALSESINNLTLLLSRGGAAEGEEAASGGARLTLTQRCCQSTA, encoded by the exons GCTGATCTGCAGGACGGGTCTGGAGACTCAGAAGCTGGATCTGATGGACGAGGTGTCCTGCCTCAAGCTGAAGCTGGTCGGCATGGAcgagacgcacacagacacacaaccacaagaTGCCGTGGACACGAAGCAGAACAAAGCCGAG TGTGTGGTAAACCTCATCAGTGAGCTCCAGGAGCAGATGTGCAGGTTTCAGGCAGAGATCAGCACTCGCATCCAGGAGAAACgggccctggaggagctggaggcccaGCAGGGGGAGCCCAGAGGCAGCCAAGCCCAGGGCCAGGAGCCTCAGCCTGGGTTAGCCGGCTCTGACCTCAGCCTGCCCGGCCCTGACGCCTGGATGCACAATGGAGGACAGACTGTACAC caggATTTGTTGCGAGAAGTGAAtcagctgaaaaacaaagtggacgagctggaaggagagaggagtcGATACGAGAAGAAACTCAGAGCCACCAAG GCCGAGATctccgagctgcagcagctcttggCCTCCAGAGACGCAGAGATCGAGTGCCTGCAGACTCAGCTGCTCGCCAGGGACGGCTCGGCCAACGACAACGCAGAGAGAG ACCAGGAGTACCAGAGGTTGAAGGTGGGGATGGAGTCTCTGCTGGCGTCAAATGAGGAGAAG GATCGTCGGATCGAGGAGCTGACGATCCTCCTCAGCCAGCACAGGAAGATGAGGGAGGTCCTCGCTCTCACTCAGG ggagcagtgaggaggagctgagcgGCAGTTTGAAGCTCAGAGCCATCACACACAAAGCTCACTCCGACATCCTCCGGTCCGAG ATCTCATCCAGAGGATCTTCTCCACTGATGTTATCATCCTCACCGTACCAGAGAGAACTGGACTTAAG CCTCCAAAACTCAATGGACACATCGTTGGTGTCGACTGCAGATACAAGCTTCTTCAACGGCTCCTG GCATCAGCGCAGGTTGTTGTCCAgcagcctggaggagctgcagagcggATCCTTACAAAAG GCTGTAGAGGTCCAACCTGCTGAGAGTGAATCAGATGTAGGGGCAGAG AATCCTGACCTGGAGCTGAGCAAGTATCAGACTCTACCTGGAAAGAGAAGTAAAAAGAGCGAGCGGAGACCTGAGATGAACGGAGACGGAGAATACTCGTCTCCCTCGCAGCTGTGTCCGGTTCACAGCCCGGAGCAGGACTACAGGCTGA GACATCCAGAGAGGCTGGACGAGTTCGTCCTCTCAGACCAgtcccctctgtcctccggGGTGGACTCTGGACAACAGTCACCGGTCTCACCAGAGAACAGGAAGAGTCACCGAGGCATTAAGAAGCTCTGGGGGAA GATCCGCCGCAGCCAATCAGGAAGCCCCGTCCAGGTTATGGACCCGGAGCTGGGAGAGTTTAAGAGAGGAGGCTTCAGAGCCACAGCTGGACCCCGACTGGCCCGATCAGGGAACACACG aGACCTGAAGTTGCCTTTCTCCAAGTGGAGCACAGATCAGGTGTGTGATTGGCTGGAGGACATTGGACTCGGCCAGTACGCCGTCTTCGCTCGCCACTGGGTCACCGGCGGTCAGACTCTCCTGTCGGCCACCCCACAGGACCTGGagaag GAGATGGCGATGAAGAACCCTCTCCACAGGAAGAAGCTGCTGTTGGCCGTCAGGACGTTCAGCAGCAAGCAGCCGGAGAAGTCCTCGGAGCTCGATTACATCTGGGTCACAC GCTGGCTGGACGACATCGGCCTCCCTCAGTACAAGGATCAGTTCAATGAAGGACGAGTGGACGGACAGATGCTGCAGTTCCTCACCGTG AATGACTTGTTATTCCTCAAAGTGACGAGTCAGCTCCATCACCTCAGCGTCAAGTGTGCGATTCACGTTCTCCACGTCAACAAGTTCAGCGCCAACTGCCTCAAGCGCAGGCCAGGCACTgag AACCAGTTCTCTCCCAGTGAAGTGGTCCAGTGGTCCAACCACCGGGTCATGGAGTGGCTGAGATCCGTGGACCTGGCGGAGTACGCTCCGAACCTGCGGGGCAGCGGCGTGCACGGAGGGCTCATC ATGCTGGAGCCTCGCTTCAACTCCGACACGCTGGCCCTGCTGCTGAACATCCCTCCTCAGAAGACGCTGCTGAGACGCCACCTCACCACCAACTTCGACAACCTGGTGGGCGGCCAGGcgcagcaggagaagaaggagtACACGGAGGCGGCCGGCTACTCCCCCCTCAGCATCGCGGCTAAAGTGAAG CCAAAGAAGTTGGGTTTCTCGAACCTGACTCACCTCAGGAGGAGACGAGCGGACGAGTCCACAGATTACGTCTGTCCCATCGAGTCGCCCTCGCCTCAGTCGGGACAGCCCGTGGCCAACGGGACACAGATGCGTCCGTACGCCGGCTTCAGAGGCCTGAGCCCCATCCTGGACCGGGAGCCGGACCAGTCCAGGGACCAGTCCAGGGACCAGTCCAGAGACCAGTCCAGGGACCAGTCCAGGGACCAGTCCAGGGACCAG
- the ppfibp2b gene encoding liprin-beta-2b isoform X8 — protein MDEVSCLKLKLVGMDETHTDTQPQDAVDTKQNKAECVVNLISELQEQMCRFQAEISTRIQEKRALEELEAQQGEPRGSQAQGQEPQPGLAGSDLSLPGPDAWMHNGGQTVHQDLLREVNQLKNKVDELEGERSRYEKKLRATKAEISELQQLLASRDAEIECLQTQLLARDGSANDNAERDQEYQRLKVGMESLLASNEEKDRRIEELTILLSQHRKMREVLALTQGSSEEELSGSLKLRAITHKAHSDILRSEISSRGSSPLMLSSSPYQRELDLSLQNSMDTSLVSTADTSFFNGSWHQRRLLSSSLEELQSGSLQKAVEVQPAESESDVGAENPDLELSKYQTLPGKRSKKSERRPEMNGDGEYSSPSQLCPVHSPEQDYRLRHPERLDEFVLSDQSPLSSGVDSGQQSPVSPENRKSHRGIKKLWGKIRRSQSGSPVQVMDPELGEFKRGGFRATAGPRLARSGNTRDLKLPFSKWSTDQVCDWLEDIGLGQYAVFARHWVTGGQTLLSATPQDLEKEMAMKNPLHRKKLLLAVRTFSSKQPEKSSELDYIWVTRWLDDIGLPQYKDQFNEGRVDGQMLQFLTVNDLLFLKVTSQLHHLSVKCAIHVLHVNKFSANCLKRRPGTENQFSPSEVVQWSNHRVMEWLRSVDLAEYAPNLRGSGVHGGLIMLEPRFNSDTLALLLNIPPQKTLLRRHLTTNFDNLVGGQAQQEKKEYTEAAGYSPLSIAAKVKPKKLGFSNLTHLRRRRADESTDYVCPIESPSPQSGQPVANGTQMRPYAGFRGLSPILDREPDQSRDQSRDQSRDQSRDQSRDQSRDQMASTEGTMLQIEALSESINNLTLLLSRGGAAEGEEAASGGARLTLTQRCCQSTA, from the exons ATGGACGAGGTGTCCTGCCTCAAGCTGAAGCTGGTCGGCATGGAcgagacgcacacagacacacaaccacaagaTGCCGTGGACACGAAGCAGAACAAAGCCGAG TGTGTGGTAAACCTCATCAGTGAGCTCCAGGAGCAGATGTGCAGGTTTCAGGCAGAGATCAGCACTCGCATCCAGGAGAAACgggccctggaggagctggaggcccaGCAGGGGGAGCCCAGAGGCAGCCAAGCCCAGGGCCAGGAGCCTCAGCCTGGGTTAGCCGGCTCTGACCTCAGCCTGCCCGGCCCTGACGCCTGGATGCACAATGGAGGACAGACTGTACAC caggATTTGTTGCGAGAAGTGAAtcagctgaaaaacaaagtggacgagctggaaggagagaggagtcGATACGAGAAGAAACTCAGAGCCACCAAG GCCGAGATctccgagctgcagcagctcttggCCTCCAGAGACGCAGAGATCGAGTGCCTGCAGACTCAGCTGCTCGCCAGGGACGGCTCGGCCAACGACAACGCAGAGAGAG ACCAGGAGTACCAGAGGTTGAAGGTGGGGATGGAGTCTCTGCTGGCGTCAAATGAGGAGAAG GATCGTCGGATCGAGGAGCTGACGATCCTCCTCAGCCAGCACAGGAAGATGAGGGAGGTCCTCGCTCTCACTCAGG ggagcagtgaggaggagctgagcgGCAGTTTGAAGCTCAGAGCCATCACACACAAAGCTCACTCCGACATCCTCCGGTCCGAG ATCTCATCCAGAGGATCTTCTCCACTGATGTTATCATCCTCACCGTACCAGAGAGAACTGGACTTAAG CCTCCAAAACTCAATGGACACATCGTTGGTGTCGACTGCAGATACAAGCTTCTTCAACGGCTCCTG GCATCAGCGCAGGTTGTTGTCCAgcagcctggaggagctgcagagcggATCCTTACAAAAG GCTGTAGAGGTCCAACCTGCTGAGAGTGAATCAGATGTAGGGGCAGAG AATCCTGACCTGGAGCTGAGCAAGTATCAGACTCTACCTGGAAAGAGAAGTAAAAAGAGCGAGCGGAGACCTGAGATGAACGGAGACGGAGAATACTCGTCTCCCTCGCAGCTGTGTCCGGTTCACAGCCCGGAGCAGGACTACAGGCTGA GACATCCAGAGAGGCTGGACGAGTTCGTCCTCTCAGACCAgtcccctctgtcctccggGGTGGACTCTGGACAACAGTCACCGGTCTCACCAGAGAACAGGAAGAGTCACCGAGGCATTAAGAAGCTCTGGGGGAA GATCCGCCGCAGCCAATCAGGAAGCCCCGTCCAGGTTATGGACCCGGAGCTGGGAGAGTTTAAGAGAGGAGGCTTCAGAGCCACAGCTGGACCCCGACTGGCCCGATCAGGGAACACACG aGACCTGAAGTTGCCTTTCTCCAAGTGGAGCACAGATCAGGTGTGTGATTGGCTGGAGGACATTGGACTCGGCCAGTACGCCGTCTTCGCTCGCCACTGGGTCACCGGCGGTCAGACTCTCCTGTCGGCCACCCCACAGGACCTGGagaag GAGATGGCGATGAAGAACCCTCTCCACAGGAAGAAGCTGCTGTTGGCCGTCAGGACGTTCAGCAGCAAGCAGCCGGAGAAGTCCTCGGAGCTCGATTACATCTGGGTCACAC GCTGGCTGGACGACATCGGCCTCCCTCAGTACAAGGATCAGTTCAATGAAGGACGAGTGGACGGACAGATGCTGCAGTTCCTCACCGTG AATGACTTGTTATTCCTCAAAGTGACGAGTCAGCTCCATCACCTCAGCGTCAAGTGTGCGATTCACGTTCTCCACGTCAACAAGTTCAGCGCCAACTGCCTCAAGCGCAGGCCAGGCACTgag AACCAGTTCTCTCCCAGTGAAGTGGTCCAGTGGTCCAACCACCGGGTCATGGAGTGGCTGAGATCCGTGGACCTGGCGGAGTACGCTCCGAACCTGCGGGGCAGCGGCGTGCACGGAGGGCTCATC ATGCTGGAGCCTCGCTTCAACTCCGACACGCTGGCCCTGCTGCTGAACATCCCTCCTCAGAAGACGCTGCTGAGACGCCACCTCACCACCAACTTCGACAACCTGGTGGGCGGCCAGGcgcagcaggagaagaaggagtACACGGAGGCGGCCGGCTACTCCCCCCTCAGCATCGCGGCTAAAGTGAAG CCAAAGAAGTTGGGTTTCTCGAACCTGACTCACCTCAGGAGGAGACGAGCGGACGAGTCCACAGATTACGTCTGTCCCATCGAGTCGCCCTCGCCTCAGTCGGGACAGCCCGTGGCCAACGGGACACAGATGCGTCCGTACGCCGGCTTCAGAGGCCTGAGCCCCATCCTGGACCGGGAGCCGGACCAGTCCAGGGACCAGTCCAGGGACCAGTCCAGAGACCAGTCCAGGGACCAGTCCAGGGACCAGTCCAGGGACCAG